The Candidatus Neptunochlamydia vexilliferae genomic interval AAAGATTTTAACAATTGAGAAGGCAAGCGAGGAGCTTGGGGTCAGTATTAGGCAAACCAAAAGAATAAGGAGGCGGTATAGGGAACAAGGAGAAATAGGTCTTATTTCTCTAAAAAGAGGGAAGCCGAGCAACCGAAAGATCGATAAGAGTTTAAAAGAAAAGATTTTATGCCTAGTAAAAACTAAGGCTCAAAAGAACGCTT includes:
- a CDS encoding helix-turn-helix domain-containing protein; its protein translation is MLYEGDNKMSVKEAERLSVMKQIDKKILTIEKASEELGVSIRQTKRIRRRYREQGEIGLISLKRGKPSNRKIDKSLKEKILCLVKTKAQKNAYRHS